The DNA sequence CCGGGACGCCAAGGCGAAGCTCGCGCAGCTCGAGGACGGCCTTCCGCCCGGGGTCTCCATCAAGACGACCTACGATCGCTCGGCCTTGATCGAGCGCGCCGTCGAGACACTCAACCGCGCCGTGATCGAAGAATTGGTCGTTGTGGGCATCATCGGCTTCGTCTTCCTGGCTCACGTCCGGAGCGCGGTGGTGGCGATGATCGTTCTCCCGATCGGCCTCCTCATCTCGATTCTCGTCATGCAGATCCTGGGGATCAACGCGAACATCATGAGCCTGGGCGGCCTGGCCCTCGCGATCGGGGTCATGGTGGATTCGGGCGTCGTGATGATCGAGAACGCCCACAAGCACTTGGCGATGGAGGAGGAGAAAAAGGGGCGGGGGGAAGCCGTGCGATCCCGGACGGAAGTGATTCTCGAGGCGGCCAAGGAAGTGGGCCCGAGCCTTTTCTTTTCGCTTCTCGTCATCACGGTATCTTTCCTTCCCATCTTTGTTCTGGGGGACCAGTCCGGACGTCTGTTCAAGCCTCTGGCTTACACGAAGACCTTCGCGATCGCGGCAGGCGCGATCCTGGGAATCACGATTGTTCCCGTCCTCATGATCACCTGTATTCGAGGGAAGCTTCCCAAGGAGGAAAGGAACCCCGTCAACCGGCTCTCCGAGGCGGCTTACGCTCCCTTATTTCGCCTGGTCATGAAGTTCCCCAAAGCGACCCTTCTTGCGGTCCTCCTCATCGGCCTTTCGACCCTCTATCCTCTCTCAAGAATCGGAACCGAGTTCATGCCGCCCCTCGACGAGGGAGACCTCCTTTACATGCCGACCACGGACCCGTCGATCAGCGTGACCAAATCGAAGGAGCTCCTTCAACAGACGGACAAACTCATCAAGACCTTCCCGGAAGTGGTGAGCGTCCACGGGAAGATCGGACGGGCCGAGAGCGCCACGGACCCGGCGCCGCTCTCCATGATCGAGACCGTCGTCCAGCTGGAGCCGGATACGACGAAATGGCCGAAGCGCAAAGTGGATTATTTTTTCAGCTCCTGGCCGGGCTGGCTCAAGTGGCCCTTAACGATCACCTTTTGGCCGGAGGAGCGGAAGATCACAACCGAGGAACTGGTTCATGGCTGGACCGACCCGGACGGGACGCGCCATCCGGGCTTGAACGAGGTCGTAAGCCTCCCCGGGATCGCCAATGCCTGGCCCTATCCGATCGAGAACCGGATCAACATGCTCACGACCGGGATCAAGACGCCCGTCGGGATCAAGGTCATGGGGGACGACCTCGGGAAGCTTTCCGAGATCGCCGAGCATATTGCGGTCTCGATCCGCAAGGTGCCCGGCACGCTTTCGGCCTATCCCGAGCGGACGATGGGAGGTTACTACCTCGACATCCAGGTGAGACGCGAGGAGGCGGCGAGATACGGTCTCACCGTGGGAGATGTCCAGGATGTGGTCATGTCGGCGATCGGCGGGATGAACGTGACGACCACCGTGGAAGGGCTCCAGCGTTATCCGGTCAATGTCCGCTACGCGCGGGAGCTCAAGGACGACCTTCCTTCCCTTCGGAGGACGCTCGTTGCGGCCCCGACCGGCCTTCAGGTCCCGCTGGAGCAGCTGGCCGAAATCAGCATCAAGCCCGGTCCACCCATGATCCGGAGCGAGAACGCCCAGCGGACCGCGTGGGTCTTCGTAGACATCGCGGGCCGAGACCTGGGCGGCTACGTCAAGGAAGCCAAACGGGTCATTGGGGAAGAGGTCCCGCTTCCGGCCGGCACCGCGCTCGTCTGGTCCGGCCGGTTCGAGTATCTGGAGCAGGCGAACAAACGCCTGAGCGTGGTGATTCCGGTCACGCTGGCCCTCATCGTCCTCCTTCTCTACATCTCGAACAAGAGCTGGTTCCGGGTCTTCGTGGTGCTGGCGGCAGTTCCCTTCAGCCTGATCGGCGCCTTCTGGTTTCTTCATGCCCTGGGGTACAACATGAGTCTTGCCGTTTGGGTCGGAATCATCGCTCTGCTGGGCGTCGACGCCGAGACCGGCCAGGTCATGCTTCTCTACCTCGACACGACCTTTGAACGCTTCAAGTCCGAGGGCCGAATGCGTACCCCCAAAGATCTCTTCGACGCGGTCTACGAGGGGGCCGTGAAACGGATCCGCCCGAAAACGATGACGGTTGCGACGGACATGATCGGCCTCCTCCCGCTCATGTGGGCGACCGGGACGGGGGCGGACGTGACCCGCCGCCTCGTGGCTCCTTTAATCGGCGGGATCGCGGTGAGTTTCTTGATGGAACTCCTCGTCTATCCCGTGATCTTCTATCTCTGGAAGCGGCGCCGTCTTCGGAAGGAAGGAGTGTGGGCGGCGGCATGAGAAAGAAAGTCCGGAACTTTTCGCCTTTTCTTCCCGGCGCGCGTGCCTTCCGCCCGGCGGGGGAAGAGGCGGAGCGCGATCGTGCGACGAAAGCCTGTCCCCGCGAGACGCTGCCCCCTTTGCCCCAGGACGCCTCCCTCGATGCGATCCCGCACTCTTCCTTTCTCGCCAACGGCGATCTTGAGGCACGCTGCCGGCCATGGATCGCCGCGACGGCGCAAATCCTCCGGGATTCGAGTTCGATGACGACGGTGAAGCTCACCTGCGCTCAGATGATCGACAATCCGGTGACCGCATGGCCCCAGATCCCCTTCGGCGTCGCAAACGACTCCATGACCATCATCCCCTGGCCGCGCACGGTCGGGACGGCGGCACGGCGCGCTCTTGAGATCGCTCCCGCCGCTGGCGCCCGGTTCGAGCCGGCGCGCCTTGAACTTCGAGCCCGGACCCTCGGCGCCTGTCTTGAATACGCCTTCCTTGCCGTTCTTCCCCGAGTCGTCCGTCATGTCGTAAACGCAGAAGGTCGTCCTGTTTCGCCTGCGGACCAAGACGCGGCCCCCCCGGGCTGATTTCACCGTGAAAATCGAAACCCTTGCGCCCTCCGGGCTGGCGCCGGCCTGGCATGCTCTCCCCGTGGACGGCGTCAGGGCGCTGCTTAAGACCGATGCCCAGGAGGGGCTCTCACAAGCAGAAGCCCTTCGGAGGTCTTCCGAGTTCGGCCCCAATCGCCTTCCCTCGCCCCCCAGGCGAACGAATCTCCGGATGTTTCTCAGTCAATTTTCCAGTGTGCTCACGGGGATTCTGATGGGGGCCGCGACGCTTGCGGCCTTCCTAGGGGAGATCGCCGATTCGCTGACCATTGTGGCGATCCTCTTTCTGAACGCCCTCGTCGGTTTCCTTCAAGAGCGGCGAGCCGCCGACGCCCTCGCGGCCCTTCGAAAGATGACGGCTCCCCACGCACGGGTAAAGCGCGAGGGACAGATCGTCGTCATCCCCGCGGCGAACCTTGTGCCGGGGGACCTCGTGCTCCTTGAGGCGGGCGACCCGGTGCCCGCGGATCTGCGACTGGTCCACACTTCTGCACTTCGGACGGAAGAGGCCGCGCTCACGGGTGAATCGGAGCCCGTAGACAAGAATTCCGCGACGGTCCTTGACGGTTCCACCCCCCTGGCGGGACGGGCGAATATGGCCTACCTGGGAACACTCGTCGCCGCCGGGATGGGAACAGGATGGGTCGTAGCGACCGGGACCCGAACCGAGTTTGGAAAAATCGCGGAGCTCGTACGCGCCACAGAAGAGGACGAGACGCCCCTCCAAACACGTCTCCGGAGTTTTGGGAAGACCCTCGTGGGGGCGACCGGCGTCATAATCGTCCTGGTGTTCCTTCTCGGGCTTCTCAGGAACGTTCCCCTTCTTGAGATGGCGCTGACCTCCGTGAGCCTTGCCGTAGCCGCGGTTCCAGAGGGATTGCCCGCGGTCGTGACCATCGCGCTTGCCCTCGGCGTTCATCGCATGGCCCGCAAAGGGACCCTGATCCGAAGACTCTCTTCGGTGGAAACACTGGGCTGCACGACCGTCATCTGCTCGGACAAAACCGGAACTCTCACGGTCGGACGAATGACCGTTCGACGTGTGGAAACCCTGGAAGGAGGAATCGAGATCGACGAGGTCGCGCGCATGGAAGTGCCGGATCCCGTCTACCGTGTCCTCTGGGCCTCCGCGGCCTGTTGTACGGCACGCCTCGTGGAGCGGGACGGTTCGGTGCAGCTCGCGGGGGATCCGACGGAAGGAGCGATTCTCCTTGCGAGTCGGAAAGCAGGGATCACCGCCGAAGTCATCGATGCCCGCGAGCCCCTCATCTCCATTCGTCCCTTCGATGCCGAGCGCAAGCGGATGTCCTGCGTTCGCAAAGCAGGGGACAAGGACCGCTCTTATGTCAAAGGCGCTCCCGAGGTGATCCTCCCTCGATGCGCGTCGCTCCAGGAGGAGGGTACCCGAAATCGGGCGTTACGCCGGATGGACGAGATGGCCGGGGAAGGACTCCGGGTCTTGGCGGTGGCTGTGCGAGATGTCTCGGCCGGAGAGGATCCGGAGGACCGGCTGGTCTTTCTCGGGCTGGTGGGACTCCAGGATCCGCCGAGGCCCGAAGCGAAAAACGCCGTCGCGACGTGCCGGCGGGCGGGAATCCGGCCGGTCATGATCACGGGCGACAACCCTCGAACAGCCCTGGCCGTCGCGCGCGCCTTGGGAATCGCC is a window from the Planctomycetota bacterium genome containing:
- a CDS encoding CusA/CzcA family heavy metal efflux RND transporter translates to MIRNIIEYSVRNKALVLFLTAIVTVLGVWAARTIRLDAIPDLSDVQVIIVTEYPGQAPQVVDDQVTYPLATAMLSVPGSTFVRGYSMFELSFVYVLFEDGTDIYWARSRVLEYLNFARDRLPKGIEPKLGPDATGVGWVYQYVLHPGYYCPEHPRGIWHDAKGAWFSKPGEGLAKVRAFDTPGQCPLDGRDLVPANQDLAQLRSLQDWYLRYPLTAVEGVSEVASIGGFVRQYQVVLDPNRLLAYKLPLKDVVMAIERSNRDVGGAVIEISENEYMVRSRGYLNGLKDLGKTPVGLGDDGTPVLLANVAALEVGGEMRRGVGEWNGHGEAVGGVVVARFGENAYKVIRDAKAKLAQLEDGLPPGVSIKTTYDRSALIERAVETLNRAVIEELVVVGIIGFVFLAHVRSAVVAMIVLPIGLLISILVMQILGINANIMSLGGLALAIGVMVDSGVVMIENAHKHLAMEEEKKGRGEAVRSRTEVILEAAKEVGPSLFFSLLVITVSFLPIFVLGDQSGRLFKPLAYTKTFAIAAGAILGITIVPVLMITCIRGKLPKEERNPVNRLSEAAYAPLFRLVMKFPKATLLAVLLIGLSTLYPLSRIGTEFMPPLDEGDLLYMPTTDPSISVTKSKELLQQTDKLIKTFPEVVSVHGKIGRAESATDPAPLSMIETVVQLEPDTTKWPKRKVDYFFSSWPGWLKWPLTITFWPEERKITTEELVHGWTDPDGTRHPGLNEVVSLPGIANAWPYPIENRINMLTTGIKTPVGIKVMGDDLGKLSEIAEHIAVSIRKVPGTLSAYPERTMGGYYLDIQVRREEAARYGLTVGDVQDVVMSAIGGMNVTTTVEGLQRYPVNVRYARELKDDLPSLRRTLVAAPTGLQVPLEQLAEISIKPGPPMIRSENAQRTAWVFVDIAGRDLGGYVKEAKRVIGEEVPLPAGTALVWSGRFEYLEQANKRLSVVIPVTLALIVLLLYISNKSWFRVFVVLAAVPFSLIGAFWFLHALGYNMSLAVWVGIIALLGVDAETGQVMLLYLDTTFERFKSEGRMRTPKDLFDAVYEGAVKRIRPKTMTVATDMIGLLPLMWATGTGADVTRRLVAPLIGGIAVSFLMELLVYPVIFYLWKRRRLRKEGVWAAA
- a CDS encoding cation-translocating P-type ATPase; the protein is MKIETLAPSGLAPAWHALPVDGVRALLKTDAQEGLSQAEALRRSSEFGPNRLPSPPRRTNLRMFLSQFSSVLTGILMGAATLAAFLGEIADSLTIVAILFLNALVGFLQERRAADALAALRKMTAPHARVKREGQIVVIPAANLVPGDLVLLEAGDPVPADLRLVHTSALRTEEAALTGESEPVDKNSATVLDGSTPLAGRANMAYLGTLVAAGMGTGWVVATGTRTEFGKIAELVRATEEDETPLQTRLRSFGKTLVGATGVIIVLVFLLGLLRNVPLLEMALTSVSLAVAAVPEGLPAVVTIALALGVHRMARKGTLIRRLSSVETLGCTTVICSDKTGTLTVGRMTVRRVETLEGGIEIDEVARMEVPDPVYRVLWASAACCTARLVERDGSVQLAGDPTEGAILLASRKAGITAEVIDAREPLISIRPFDAERKRMSCVRKAGDKDRSYVKGAPEVILPRCASLQEEGTRNRALRRMDEMAGEGLRVLAVAVRDVSAGEDPEDRLVFLGLVGLQDPPRPEAKNAVATCRRAGIRPVMITGDNPRTALAVARALGIAEKEEEVLTGPALGSMDDDTLARRVEQISVYARVDPEHKLRIVRAWKARGAVVAMTGDGVNDAPALKGADIGIAMGKTGTEVAKDASAMVITDDNFASIVSAVEEGRAIFENIRKTLLYLLSGNTAELLIMGIAVIAGWPLPLMPIQLLWVNLVTDGLPALALVTDPSDRDLLRQRPRPPGQEIVDRNFISWMLIGGLLIALSTLAGFLYGLEIEHSLEKARAYAFSTLVMGEVLRAFASRSRTRILWEIGLGSNMRLVVIAVLTLGLQIYSHHSGILEGFLKTGALTFGECMGSLALAVVPVTVLEVWKLARRLFIETT